acaataagacatgtggcattgtgttggtgtgacaaaactgcacattttagagtggccttatgtttttagggagcgtgcaattggcatgctgactgcaggattgtCCACCAAAACTGTTACCAGAGGAAGGAATGTtagtttctctaccataagccaccgccgtagttttagagaatttgacagtacgttcaaccggcataacaaccgcagaccacgtgtagccaTGCCAGCCTAggcctccacatctggcttcttcacctgcgggggtCGTCGGAGACCAGCcacacggacagctgatgaaacagggtttgcacaaccaaagaaatAAATAATCTCAGGGAAGCGCATCTCGTCATCACCGTCAAGCTCGTCATCACCAGCGTTTgggcctgactgcagtttggcgtcgtaacgtACTTCAGTGGCAAAATGCTCACCGTCGATggccactggagaagtgtgctcttcacggatgaatgccggtttcaactgtaccgggcagatggcgtgcatggcgttgtgtgggcgagcagtttgtcaatgtgaacagagtgccccatggtggcagttgGGTTATGTATGGGCAGAcatacacaattgcattttaaaaatcagtggcaatttgaatgcacagatatcatgagatcctgaggcccgttgtcgtACAATTGATCCGCcaccatgtttcagcatgataatgcacagccccatttcgcaaggatctgtacacaaagtgtcccagttcttccatggcctgcatactcagacatgtcacccattgagcatgtttgggatgctgtgGTTCGACATGTACaaaagcatgttccagttcctgacaatatccagcaacattGCACAGccattgtggaatgttgtcacacTCCTCTTCaatcagcctgatcaactctatgcgaaggagctgttgtgctgcatgaggcaaatggtggtcacaccagatatcaACTGGTTTTCTGACCCATGCCCCTACCTTTCTAAAggtatctatggatttcacatgactgggaatacagactaGGGCGTAGTGAATTTTACATTTGACAGattcccttatatgaactgtaactcagtaaaattgttggtGAGTGAATTAAAACCTCACATCAAATTGTGTCGCTGAATGAAATGGACATGTTGGTAGTGCTCAGTTTCCTAGTCAGATTATTTGGACAGAAAAAAAATGCTGAGCTCTAAATATAAAAAGTTAAGTTTGCTTGTCCTTACATTTAATATGTATGGTTACTAATAAAGTAACACGGCAGCTATGGAAGTTCACTGAGCATGTTGTTTTCAAACTAAGTCTAAATCATATCGCCTCAAGGAAAACAATTTCACGTCACAAGATACGAGGTCAAGCACACAGGTTATGTAAGGATAGATTCTGAGCAATACCCCTGGGCAGCTGGATGTTGTTAACCATTAACCCAACTCACGTATTGAAGTCTATGACAAACAAAAACTTTACAGACATAGGTATGACCCAAAAAAAACATTAACTTTCTGTACAATAAGTTAAAAATAGAAATGGTATCATGTTTATTACGCTTACCCCTTGATAAACATGAACTGACATCCACAGTAGCTAATACCAGGCACAGGAACAGAAGTCTATAGGACAAAAAAAAAGTGATATTTACATTACTGAAAGACTAGTCAACCTCTCATTGTTATCAGTACACAAAGTATTGGGCAATAGTCTGAGGCTACCTGATTAAGAACATACCTAGATTTAAGTCTTAGAGTCCTCGACATTATTGCTGGCCATCAACCAACATATGATACACGGCAGCACAATCAGATTGTAACTGACAAGGAGTCCAAGGTAAAAGCCTTGTTTTAACAACCTCTTGTTCCTCTAGTTGTTAAATAGTGCGCTGTGCTCACAGATCCTCTTGATTAGCATATTAGATGTGCCTGTTGCTATCTCAACAGGTGCATCTAATTCAGGACCCGTTCAGAAGAGTGCAACATTACAGTATGTTTCAATAGGGATGTATTGTGTAGATTAAAACATATTCTTGTCTGTATAGAATAGGCCAGGGAATCACGTTAGCGCTGTTACATTTCAATTTGCGTCCTGAAATTTTCTGAATGTTTCACCTCACTGAACACACGCCCGGCCCATGTGAACACAGGTGCAACCATTTATGTTGATTGCATCCTCCAGATTTTTTGGGGGAAATTACACCTGGTCTCACTTGTTGGATAGGTCTATATGGCATGAGCTTACGCAGTCTTATATTCTAAATAATGGTAAACCAAGCAGAAGTTCAGAACagtattatttattaatttattcttCAGCGAAAAAGCAAGCATCAGTTATTACTGCACGCCATTCATCCCGGCGAGATGAAAATTAACAAAACAATAACATGTTTTATTACAACAAAACAAAGGTGCAAAATATCACACACAATCAATAGAAGtgaattaaataaatacattatattCAAATAAAGTTCTCTTGAACTGAGCACCAACAATATTCAACACATTCTAATATTTGGAAATGGAAAGCCATAGGCTACATCAAAGCACAAAAAATAcaattttagataaaactatttCATTCAGTAGCCCATTGGCTTCAAATAATAGCCTATAGTTGTGTTATTTTAGGACTTTACAATTATGTTACCATTATGTGTTTGGTCACCATCAATTATTACATGCATGTGTGAAGGGACACATAGGCCTAGTTAGCTATTATATGAAATACATATTACTGCTTGCTCCAACTGGACCCGCCAGTCTTCTACATTCCAAATTGGCTACTGTAGCGTAGGCTCGTGGACGGCAACGCCCCCTCTCTGATCAATCAGGTGCAACTGAGGTGCGTTCAGTTCGATCAAACGTTTGCTAAGTAACGGAAAGGTTTGTACCGACTGACACGACACGTTTCCCCAAAACGTTCTTGAACAGACTGTGATAGGCGGCTCCCGTTTGCTGGGTGTGTCGaggtgtggcttgaagcaatgagtgaCGTATTTAAAAGGGCAGTGGCCACGCTGACAGCTTTCTCAAACTGGTCGTTCAGTACAGCACCGGATCCGTTCAACTGAACGTGCCAGAACGTAAAAACGTACTGAATGCAGCCCTGATGACTTTCCAGTCAACGAAGTCCGCATCAAATGGTATAGCATGACATCATGAAGAGGTCTATTAGGTCTTCATCAGTCATACAATCTGTAGGGGAAAAATAAAATATGTATGAGAATACAATAAATGGCCTTCTTTAGGCAGGCTATAATAGCCTACTTTGGTCCGCAGGTAATTTGTTAATGAAAATGCCATCAAAGTAGGCTAAGAAAAGAAACTACCGGAATATGAAGTGATGTTTTCTGAAAACTAAAGAGTATTGCAATAGAATAGGGCTACTTACGCGCTCTCCTTTGGGAATGATTCCCAGTGAATTTGCCCCAGACGCGCCTCAGCGAACGGTGGAACCTTCCACCTCTGGAACCCGAAGATGAGTCCCTTTCCTCGGCTGAGTTCTCATGAGGAGTCTCGTTGTCATCCTCCTTCCCCTCACTATCCTCCTCGTCGTCTGTCATGCTTTCATCGAGAACGCCAGATACCACCATGCGCTCTAGAACACTTTCGTCTACCCGAAGCGCTGCCCTCACTTTACCCGATACAGAGGTCGGGTATCGGCAGAGTGGGCAAACAATTGTCTTGTCCTGCGGCGAACATTCCTTGGATTCCACTTCACATACTGAGGATTGGGAAAGAGTCACTAGACAGCGCTCACAAAAGCTGTGTTTACACTGTAACTCACGAGGACACCGACGGCCGGTGTTGTAGCTTCGGTAACAAATTCCGCACTCAAGTTCTGAACACATTTTTCGTTCAACGAGAATTAACTGTCTGAATGAGTTGGCTATTAGGCTATATGTATATTTCTTAGTGTGGGAGGGACTTTCACTTGACAGATTGCCAAAAAAATAGTAGTAACCTATGACTAATCTTTTGGAAATAGTGATGTCATCAAAGAGACGCGGCGTTCGCGTGCTAACCCTCCCACTCTCCACCCACACGTCCTTTTTACTGTATATGGAAGAGAGTTAGTGGGCCATTCTGCTACAGTTTGGCCAATGTCTCTGATATTCAACCACAGTTTCCAGGTATGAAGAAAGCCCACTATACAGATGAACTATCACCCACATTTCCCAGATATAACAGAACCATGAATGTAAGACAAAGTGCTTGCATCAAGAATGTTTCCTCTCCTTTGAAATAGTGATTTTAATATTATTATGTGTCAAACtggctcctgtctgtctgtgtctttaaACAACAGAACTGCCTtatggggggaggagagaggcaaAGATACGATTAAGAATCTTTTAAAAATTCCAGATCCCTTAGTAAATTCCCTCTGTCTGTTTCTTGATGACAGCAGACTACTTTGTAGCTGGATAGAACAGGAGTGAACCATGACTGCAAGGAGCATGCGCTGTCAACTTCCTATGCTGTCCCATAGCCTATCTGCTAATGCCTGTCTAGCCCATAGATAAACCCATATCAGTCACTTAAGATGACCCATATGTCTCACTGTTGTCTACTCTAGTGACTCACACTGGCTCCGATACCCTTTGAATTCCATCTCATTTGATATGCCCTTGATTACTGTAAGCATAATAGAAACATTGATATCAAACAAGCTGATAGTTGCGAACGTGTTGTGCAACAATCTGTTATGAAAACACAGCAACATACTATTGTCTCTGTTGCCGCTGCCTACTCACTCTACTCACTCTACTGGCTTTACCCTTCCCAGAAATCCCAGCACCTCCCTCTTACTGACACTCTCAGGGGTGTATCTGGTCGTAAACGTGACGTCAGCCTTTCGTCCCCACGCTAATCCTCCAGACAAAGCCCAGGACCTATCAGGTGACCCAGTAACTCTTTTCATGGTGATTTCCTCCTCCTACAGCCAAAGCCAAGAGTAACAGGATCTTAGGGAGGATAAGACATTTGAAAGAAATTAGGCAGTACTCTTTGATGTGTTATTGTGATCTGAGGAACCATTTTCCTCTGTGCCTGCCACCTGTAGATTGACTTACTGTAAAAAGGGATAGTCTATTTATGTAAAGAACAAAACCGTGTAGAACTTGTACTGAACAGAAAAAAGAGGTTTAAGGCTAGTCTTCCGGAACCGGATTAGGCCTATTCCTGGACTAGAAAATACTCTCAATGGAGATTGAGCATTGAGCATTGAGcagcatgctttttagtccaggggtAGGCTTAATTTGGGTCTATTAAACCTGCCCATAACCTTTACAAAcataatacaattttatttttttaatgacaCATTCCTTTCACTTTCTCATTCCCAGCTCAGTCCATATAATGATGAATTGACAAACTATTTAACTTTTGTCATGTGATTGGGAAGTACCGAGATTCCGTTCTTCATTTGAAATAACACCCACATGGGGCTCTGAAGTTTAAACTCAGCTCAGATAAGGAGACGGGGAAAGCTGGGTGTGTGTTTTGAAAGTGAGTCATCCTCTCGTGGGTGAAAGAGTGTAACGTCCAATCTCACACATACATTATGGTGACTCGATGCAATAAGGTCCACTGACTGTCATACCTGACCAGACACGCCACTCTGGGTTTCTTCACGGTACCCAAACAAAAAAACGTATTGAATACGTTGCTTAGTTATGTATTAGAGCCATGTCAtcatggaatgctctgccaccagaggttactcaggcaAAAAGCAAGTTTAGCTTTGAAAAACAGATACAAAAAGACATATTGTATCACAATGCCTCTTCTCTCATCTAATGTAACGGCACTGTATATTAATATGTATATATGGATAGTGTGTAAATATTCATATATAATTGTGacatacgatacacacacacaccataccacagCATGAATGCACagaaacacatgcacacataatATTTTTGAATTAGGCAAAGAGTGATTTTTTTGTATCCTATTTTTGGCAACCTAACTGTATAGGGATCTTATTTGACTGCATACATGCATGATCAGAGACATGTTTCTCTGtagatatactatatatacaaaataatgtagacaccccttgaaattagtggattcagctatttcagccacaccccttgctgacaggtgtttaaaattgagcacacagccatgccatctccatagacaaactttggcagtagaatggccttactgaagagctcagtaactttcaacgtggcaccgtcataggatgtcacctttccaacaagtcagttcattacatttctgccctgatagagctgcccccgtcaactgtaagtgctgttattgtgacgtggaaacgcctaggagcaacaatggctcagccgcgaagtggtaggccgcacaagctcacagaatgggaccgccgagtactGAAGCGCGTAACACataaaattgtctgtccttggctgcaacactcactactgagttccaaactgcctctggaagcaatgtcagcacaataactgttcgtcgggagcttcatgaaatgggtttccatggccgagcagccgcacacaagcctaagatcaccatgtgcaatgccaagcgtcggctgcagtggtgtaaagctcgccgccattggactctggagcagtggaaacgtgttctctggagtgatgaatcatgcttcaccatctggcagtccgacgaacgaatctgggtttggcggatgccaggagaacgctacctgcccgaatgcatagtgccaaactGCCACctgtaaagtttggaggaggaataattgtctggggctgtttttcatggtttgggctaggcccctgagttccagtgaagggaaatcttaatgctacagcgtacaatgacattctagaccagGCCTGGGGCATTTAAACTGAatatcatgattagttgattattggagtcaggtgttttagctggggctggggcaaaagtgtgacaccaatcaggcccctgaggactggagttgaccAGGCctgttctagatgattctgtgcttccaactttgtagcaacagtttggggaaggccctttcctgctttagcatgacaatgcccccgtgcaaaaagcgatgtccatacagaaatggtttgtcgagatcggtgtggaagaacttgactggcctgcacagagccctgacctcaaccccattgaacacctgtggggtgaattggaacgccaactgcaagTCAGGCCTAAttgctcaacatcagtgcccgaccttactaatgctcttgtggctgaagggaagcaagtccctgcagcaacgttccaacatctagtggaaagccttcccagaaatgtgggggctgttatagcagcaaaagaggaacaactccatattaatgcccatgtttttggcatgagatgttcgacgagcaggtgtccacataatttAGTCATGTAGTATATTTCAGAGAGGATGTTAGCATGTGTGGCAATATGTTTCCTGGGGTCTTGCAGATATACAGATAGAAAGACTAAACATCATATAAGTTCCATTAGACCAGCACCAGTAACTCAACTAGTTATCAGGTCGCTGCTTTTTGAACTGATATCCCAAAATCAGAAAACATGTATTCCACACTTGAATGATATCCACAGTAATTTGACTCACAACTGTCATTCTGAATACCCTGTACATTGACAAAGACAATGTACATACAAAATACTGTACTGTGAGGACTGTGAGAAGTGTCAGGGTTATAGGAGGTGGCTTCTACCTCTATTCCATGTCCCTGGTTACCAGTTACCACCACAACCTAGAGATGACTTAATGTCAGGGCAACCAGGAGATAACCCTGGCTCcagtaggagagaggagaggatgtcaAGGCATGGGTAaagcaagagaggagaggagatatggagtgaaagaaaacagagggagagcgAGCCAGTATAAataagaggtagagaggtagattAACGAAGTGTGTTGTTAATTTTTACTGTAAATGAGAACCATGATGTGTCCGGTGAGAATTTTGGTAGTGGATAAGAACGCCAAAGCTCACCCTTATCTGAGGGGTGTGTGACAGCGAGTGTATGAGGCGGTAAGTGTTTGTTATCTTCCCACACACTACATGGTTATGAATTCTCGGTGACTTTAACTCCCATGGTGGTTTCATATCAACTGAACTACATACAGTAGATCAAGTATGGCAATATATTAATATACAGGCCATCATAGCAGTTGTGACATCATGCAGTATGTATTTTTGCCATTCTGTTGTAATGCTGCACTGTATACCATTTCTGACTGTGGATGTCAAGGAGTTGGAGAAAGTCATTCATTGTTGTCAAGCAAATTACACAGGGTAAATGTTGACCAAATTTGTCTGGAATGTGTATTGAGATTATTGAACCAAATACAAGTGTGACATGTACAGATAGACCAATCCCATGGAAACATGTTTCTTACAATCTCTGCTCCTGGGGCCCAATACAAAATAGACCACTATTGCTAGGCAACTGCCCTGTTGAGTATGGCTTGCCTTGCTCTATCCCATGTGAATGGAGAGGCTGCTGTTTATGAAAGTACAGTTTGATCTTTATGAGGTAAACACATGGACACCTAAGGGAATATCAGATGAGTACAGCACACCCCTTTTccatcatgtactgtatattacaatTGATTTTCATATTGTGGTTCATTGGTCCTATTGTGCAGCAGTGGAACAACACTTTGGGAGGAGATCCTTGGCAGTTTACTTGATTCAAATCTCTATTTCACTAGTCAACTATCAGTGGAATTTTAAACAAACCCAGTAGTGCTGAGGGCATTCTTATTCCTTGTATGATCGTTGCGTTGGTGTTGTTGGTGCATCAGCATTCTAACTAGCCCACAGTGAGAAATACCTGAAACGCAaccaaacacaacaacacacagaggaacagagagagtgtcGGGCCCGGTAATCACTTCTATTCACAGCTCCTGTCCTACTTTGTTTTTCCACCTCCACTTCTCTACCTTTTACTTATTATACTGCTTATACTGCTATTATACTGCTAGAGAAGAAAAGGGACATGTTTATCTGACCCCTCTTACAAACAGACCCATTTTTACCACCTTATGCCTGCATAATCCTTTTATAATTACCATGTGCAGGCTGAAATGCCAGGGACAAGTGGCAGTAGTGGTGTGCAGATGTTGGGGGGCATCTATTTTAATAAATCTATTGAATATACACCATCAAAAATCAACATTATTAATTTGTTTTGGCAGGTGCTAAGAAactaaaaaatgtattttcaaaacTATAGAATGGCATATTTTTTGTTGAATTATGTTACCTCATGTTAGTCTGAAGCCATTCGGCTATGGGTTTCACAGCCctgtaataatatatattttttaaactgacaAATACAGAATTTTACTCCAATCTGGCAACCCTCATAAAATCTGACAAATTACCAGTATCCCAAAGTATTAAGTGAAAACAAGCATAGAAAACAGTATTGGCATTAATACAATTTTTAAAAACGTAAGactactattatattataactattTCGGCGACAACCTGGTTGATTAACAATATTGGGTTGTTGTTTtataaataacaaaatgtgggacacatttttttttttaaataaattgcaATCCTATCTTCAAACGCGTGCGAGTATCCTGTTCATATTTCACAACCACGGGTTTTTGTAGCTGCCTTTACTCGATTGAGCAAAAATAATAGCCTTACACTTGATTTGGGATAAATTATTGCATGCTAAATGATCCTGATCAGTGATAGTTGAGCAAACGAATAGATGAGCTATACCACCTCCACTTATTTGCCCATTATTTCCCCATCCAGAAACCAATTAACCAAGTAGCGTATACAGAAGGAGATCAGTGaaacaaaatcacattgattGAAGTCACGGGCTTTTGGTTGGGAGTAGTTCTAGGCTACTAAACGACTGtgagtgaagagcaaaataatccactAGCTAAACTAAACTACATAACATGCAGGCAAAATGTTCTAATAAATGAGCCAACTAGGCAAGAGCAGCACTCGCCTCAATTTAGCTAACATTTTCCCAGCCTAATTGTAGCCTAACCAATATGCAaacagagattcagtgaaaacaaATCggacattgatttatcaagagcccccatgcttgtctcaaagCAGAGCGATGGCGCTGTCCCAATCTGAAAACTGCGCACAAACTGAAATTATAATCTTGTTGACTGTAGGCGGGTAGGCTATTGTTTGAAATGGATTACAATGATTGGATGACTTTGGGCGtttcagtaagcaacaatttgatagtatgccttcaattgcattagcctactttatgCCAATATTTTCATCATTCAGTGATAGTTATTCCCACAGTAATTCTTAATGGATCCATCCAGTTGTGGTTAGGAAAACATTGCATCCTTAGTGGTGGGTTATGGGAGAAGTGGCAGGACGATGGTTAACTGGCGTTGCCTCGCAACCATCAAGTTTAAAGCCTCTTAAATTGTAAAGTCCCCTGTTTAGGGGACCAACATTTTGTTTTATAAATCGATTTGTGCACATGCCTGCAATCGTTACATCATAGCGCAGTAGGAGAGAGTGGTTTCATCACAGTAGCAGATTCAGAGATCGATTTATAGCGATTCATCTCAAATAGTttatagattaaaaaaaaaactgtcataGATAGACAAGATTAATATGAGATGAAAGAGAAGTTCCTAATGGGTTCAGGAAGCTAAAATAGAGCTCAGTGAGACGTTCACAGTGATGGGGGCTGATGTTctgatcaaatcacattttatttgtcacatgcgccaaatacaacaggtgtaagac
Above is a genomic segment from Salvelinus fontinalis isolate EN_2023a chromosome 36, ASM2944872v1, whole genome shotgun sequence containing:
- the LOC129835269 gene encoding RING finger protein 227-like — translated: MCSELECGICYRSYNTGRRCPRELQCKHSFCERCLVTLSQSSVCEVESKECSPQDKTIVCPLCRYPTSVSGKVRAALRVDESVLERMVVSGVLDESMTDDEEDSEGKEDDNETPHENSAEERDSSSGSRGGRFHRSLRRVWGKFTGNHSQRRAHCMTDEDLIDLFMMSCYTI